In Rissa tridactyla isolate bRisTri1 chromosome 8, bRisTri1.patW.cur.20221130, whole genome shotgun sequence, one genomic interval encodes:
- the MCOLN2 gene encoding mucolipin-2 isoform X2: MSLGVSAGWQNMMAQSDLDLKETALKEDLKFYFMNPCEKYRARHQIPWKLALQILKILMVTTQLIFFGLSNQLVVSFKEENTIAFKHLFLKGYSGVDEDDYSCSIYTQQDAYDSIFYVINQYKQLKNISLGILGYEHEGSGLKICKQQYKKGTMLPANDTMSIDVSTETECIFFKPQELAGKKAELKLNSSFFNLEFYRLIQVEISFKLKGIALQTIHARELPDCYAFQNTITFNNRAHSGKIKIYFDSDTDIQECKDWHVFGSVLQKNTQYILVFDGFVILSCVASLILCTRSIVLALRLQKRFVNFFLEKYKRHVCHADRLEFINGWYVLVIISDVMTIIGSILKMEIKAKNLTSYDVCSILLGTSTLFVWVGVIRYLGYFQTYNVLILTMQASLPKVLRFCCCAGMIYLGYTFCGWIVLGPYHEKFEDLNTVAECLFSLVNGDDMFATFAQIQQKSTLVWVFSRLYLYSFISLFIYMILSLFIALITDSYDTIKKYQQSGFPVTDLHEFLKDHASVGYRKEQTSMPLICCCRRQESDDNLILIN, encoded by the exons ATGTCTTTGGGTGTCAGTGCAGGATGGCA AAACATGATGGCTCAGTCAGATTTAGATCTAAAAGAGACGGCTCTGAAAGAGGATTTGAAGTTTTACTTCATGAACCCATGTGAAAAATACAGAGCAAGACATCAAATACCATGGAAACTGGCGTTGCAGATTTTGAAGATACTTATGGTAACTACCCAG CTTATCTTTTTTGGTTTGAGTAACCAGTTGGTGGTTtcattcaaagaagaaaacactatTGCTTTTAAACACCTATTCCTGAAAGGCTATTCTGGAGTTGATGAGGATGACTACAGTTGCAGTATATATACACAACAGGATGCTTATGATAGCATTTTTTATGTTATTAATCAG taCAAGCAATTAAAGAACATATCCCTGGGGATACTTGGTTATGAACATGAAGGGTCAGGTTTAAAAATCTGTAAGCAACAGTACAAGAAAGGCACAATGCTTCCTGCCAATGATACGATGAGTATAGATGTTTCTACTGAAACAG aATGTATCTTTTTTAAGCCACAGGAGCTAGCTGGTAAGAAGGCTGAACTGAAGCTGAACTCCTCTTTTTTCAATCTTGAATTTTACAG gctTATACAGGTTGAAATCTCCTTCAAGCTGAAAGGCATTGCTCTACAGACAATCCATGCCCGTGAATTGCCTGACTGCTATGCGTTTCAAAATACT ATAACTTTCAATAATAGAGCCCACAGTGGAAAAATCAAAATCTATTTTGATAGTGACACTGATATTCAAGAATGTAAAGACTGGCACGTATTTGGCTCTG TTCTCCAGAAAAACACTCAGTATATTCTAGTCTTTGATGGATTTGTCATTTTAAGTTGCGTTGCTTCTCTCATCCTCTGCACACGATCCATTGTTCTTGCCTTGAGACTACAAAAA AGATTTGTGAACTTCTTCTTGGAGAAATATAAGCGTCATGTCTGTCACGCTGATCGCCTGGAGTTCATAAATGGGTGGTATGTCCTGGTAATTATCAGTGATGTGATGACAATCATTGGGTCAATcctaaaaatggaaataaaagccaAG AACCTCACAAGTTACGACGTCTGCAGCATTTTACTTGGAACATCAACTTTGTTTGTCTGGGTTGGAGTCATCAGATACCTGGGATATTTTCAAACCTACAAT GTGCTCATTTTAACTATGCAAGCATCATTGCCCAAAGTGCTAAGGTTTTGTTGTTGTGCTGGGATGATTTATCTTGGCTATACTTTCTGTGGTTGGATTGTCCTGGGACCTTATCATGAAAAG TTTGAAGATCTGAACACGGTGGCAGAGTGTCTGTTTTCTTTGGTCAACGGTGATGATATGTTTGCAACATTTGCTCAAATCCAGCAGAAGAGCACTCTGGTGTGGGTGTTCAGTCGGTTGTATCTGTACTCCTTCATCAGCCTGTTTATATACATGATTCTCAGTCTTTTTATTGCACTCATTACCGACTCCTATGACACCATAAag aaataccAACAAAGTGGGTTTCCAGTAACAGACCTACATGAATTTCTAAAAGACCATGCCAGTGTTGGTTACAGAAAAGAACAGACTTCCATGCCGCTCATCTGCTGCTGTAGGAG acaaGAGAGTGATGACAACTTGATACTTATTAACTGA
- the MCOLN3 gene encoding mucolipin-3 isoform X1, with protein MEDPEVAVSSCSAHDDDNICSYKRHLSVSQEGLLEDQLRRKLKFFFMNPCEKFWARGRKPWKLGIQLLKIAMVTIQLVVFGLSNQMVVAFKEENTVAFKHLFLKGYMDRMDDTYAVYTQTDVYDQIFFAINQYLQLPNISVGNHAYEKRGAEETALAVCQKFYKRGTICPGNDTFDIDPEIVTDCLYIEPMTPLDNTTVGKHNLNFTLDFHRLVAVQLMFNLKAINLQTVRHHELPDCYDFTLTIVFDNKAHSGRIKISLDNDIAIRECKDWHVSGSIQKNTHYMMIFDAFVILTCLASLILCTRSVVKGIGLQREFVSFFLYYYKKEVSFSDQMEFVNGWYILIMVSDVLTIVGSTLKMEIQAKSLTSYDVCSILLGTSTMLVWLGVIRYLGFFQKYNLLILTLRAALPNVMRFCCCAAMIYLGYCFCGWIVLGPYHVKFRSLNMVSECLFSLINGDDMFATFAKMQQKSYLVWLFSRIYLYSFISLFIYMVLSLFIALITDTYETVKHYQQDGFPETELQKFISQCKDSPNSGRYRLEEESSASLFCCCNGCSEHI; from the exons atggagGACCCCGAAGTGGCTGTGAGCAGCTGCAGTGCTCATGATGATGATAATATTTGCAGCTACAAACGACACCTGTCGGTATCGCAGGAGGGACTTTTGGAAGACCAGCTTAGAAGGAAGTTAAAATTCTTCTTCATGAACCCATGTGAGAAATTCTGGGCCCGCGGCAGGAAACCTTGGAAACTTGGGATTCAGCTACTCAAAATAGCAATGGTTACTATTCAG CTGGTGGTTTTTGGACTGAGCAATCAAATGGTCGTTGCCTTCAAAGAAGAGAACACTGTTGCATTCAAACATCTCTTCTTGAAAGGATACATGGACAGAATGGATGATACCTACGCTGTCTACACACAGACAGACGTCTACGACCAGATATTCTTTGCAATAAACCAG TACTTACAGTTGCCCAACATATCTGTTGGAAACCATGCTTATGAGAAGAGGGGAGCAGAAGAGACAGCTCTGGCCGTGTGTCAGAAGTTCTACAAACGAGGAACCATCTGTCCTGGAAATGACACCTTTGATATAGACCCAGAGATAGTGACTG ACTGCTTGTACATCGAGCCAATGACGCCGTTAGACAACACAACAGTGGGAAAGCACAATTTGaatttcactctggatttccacAG ACTGGTGGCGGTGCAGCTCATGTTCAATCTGAAGGCAATCAACCTCCAGACCGTTCGTCACCACGAGCTCCCTGACTGTTACGATTTCACTCTGACG ATAGTGTTTGATAATAAAGCACACAGTGGAAGAATTAAAATAAGTCTAGACAACGACATAGCAATCAGGGAATGTAAAGACTGGCATGTTTCTGGATCAA TACAGAAGAACACTCATTACATGATGATCTTCGACGCTTTTGTTATATTGACTTGTCTGGCCTCGTTGATCCTTTGCACACGATCAGTGGTTAAAGGAATTGGGCTCCAAAGG GAATTTGTAAGCTTTTTCCTATATTATTACAAGAAAGAAGTATCTTTCAGTGATCAAATGGAATTTGTCAACGGATGGTACATCCTGATTATGGTTAGTGATGTCTTAACTATTGTTGGATCAACTCTAAAGATGGAGATACAAGCCAAG agcctGACAAGTTATGACGTCTGCAGCATACTCCTGGGAACATCCACTATGCTGGTGTGGCTTGGAGTCATTCGCTACCTAGGTTTCTTTCAGAAGTACAAT CTTCTCATCCTAACGCTGCGAGCAGCACTACCCAACGTAATGAGGTTCTGCTGTTGTGCGGCCATGATCTACCTGGGCTATTGTTTCTGCGGATGGATCGTACTGGGACCATACCACGTAAAG TTTCGCTCTCTGAACATGGTTTCTGAATGCCTTTTTTCGTTGATCAATGGAGACGACATGTTTGCCACCTTtgcaaaaatgcagcagaaaagttACTTGGTTTGGTTATTCAGTAGGATCTACCTCTACTCCTTCATCAGTTTGTTCATCTATATGGTGCTGAGTCTCTTCATTGCACTCATTACAGACACATACGAAACTGTCAAG CACTACCAGCAAGATGGCTTTCCGGAGACAGAACTTCAGAAATTTATATCACAGTGCAAAGACTCACCAAACTCTGGCAGGTACAGGTTAGAGGAGGAGAGTTCTGCATCTCTCTTCTGTTGCTGTAATG GTTGTAGTGAACATATTTAA
- the MCOLN2 gene encoding mucolipin-2 isoform X1 → MEISLKYLPGGRAAASGNMMAQSDLDLKETALKEDLKFYFMNPCEKYRARHQIPWKLALQILKILMVTTQLIFFGLSNQLVVSFKEENTIAFKHLFLKGYSGVDEDDYSCSIYTQQDAYDSIFYVINQYKQLKNISLGILGYEHEGSGLKICKQQYKKGTMLPANDTMSIDVSTETECIFFKPQELAGKKAELKLNSSFFNLEFYRLIQVEISFKLKGIALQTIHARELPDCYAFQNTITFNNRAHSGKIKIYFDSDTDIQECKDWHVFGSVLQKNTQYILVFDGFVILSCVASLILCTRSIVLALRLQKRFVNFFLEKYKRHVCHADRLEFINGWYVLVIISDVMTIIGSILKMEIKAKNLTSYDVCSILLGTSTLFVWVGVIRYLGYFQTYNVLILTMQASLPKVLRFCCCAGMIYLGYTFCGWIVLGPYHEKFEDLNTVAECLFSLVNGDDMFATFAQIQQKSTLVWVFSRLYLYSFISLFIYMILSLFIALITDSYDTIKKYQQSGFPVTDLHEFLKDHASVGYRKEQTSMPLICCCRRQESDDNLILIN, encoded by the exons ATGGAGATCTCCCTCAAGTACCTGCCCGGCGGACGGGCCGCCGCCAGCGG AAACATGATGGCTCAGTCAGATTTAGATCTAAAAGAGACGGCTCTGAAAGAGGATTTGAAGTTTTACTTCATGAACCCATGTGAAAAATACAGAGCAAGACATCAAATACCATGGAAACTGGCGTTGCAGATTTTGAAGATACTTATGGTAACTACCCAG CTTATCTTTTTTGGTTTGAGTAACCAGTTGGTGGTTtcattcaaagaagaaaacactatTGCTTTTAAACACCTATTCCTGAAAGGCTATTCTGGAGTTGATGAGGATGACTACAGTTGCAGTATATATACACAACAGGATGCTTATGATAGCATTTTTTATGTTATTAATCAG taCAAGCAATTAAAGAACATATCCCTGGGGATACTTGGTTATGAACATGAAGGGTCAGGTTTAAAAATCTGTAAGCAACAGTACAAGAAAGGCACAATGCTTCCTGCCAATGATACGATGAGTATAGATGTTTCTACTGAAACAG aATGTATCTTTTTTAAGCCACAGGAGCTAGCTGGTAAGAAGGCTGAACTGAAGCTGAACTCCTCTTTTTTCAATCTTGAATTTTACAG gctTATACAGGTTGAAATCTCCTTCAAGCTGAAAGGCATTGCTCTACAGACAATCCATGCCCGTGAATTGCCTGACTGCTATGCGTTTCAAAATACT ATAACTTTCAATAATAGAGCCCACAGTGGAAAAATCAAAATCTATTTTGATAGTGACACTGATATTCAAGAATGTAAAGACTGGCACGTATTTGGCTCTG TTCTCCAGAAAAACACTCAGTATATTCTAGTCTTTGATGGATTTGTCATTTTAAGTTGCGTTGCTTCTCTCATCCTCTGCACACGATCCATTGTTCTTGCCTTGAGACTACAAAAA AGATTTGTGAACTTCTTCTTGGAGAAATATAAGCGTCATGTCTGTCACGCTGATCGCCTGGAGTTCATAAATGGGTGGTATGTCCTGGTAATTATCAGTGATGTGATGACAATCATTGGGTCAATcctaaaaatggaaataaaagccaAG AACCTCACAAGTTACGACGTCTGCAGCATTTTACTTGGAACATCAACTTTGTTTGTCTGGGTTGGAGTCATCAGATACCTGGGATATTTTCAAACCTACAAT GTGCTCATTTTAACTATGCAAGCATCATTGCCCAAAGTGCTAAGGTTTTGTTGTTGTGCTGGGATGATTTATCTTGGCTATACTTTCTGTGGTTGGATTGTCCTGGGACCTTATCATGAAAAG TTTGAAGATCTGAACACGGTGGCAGAGTGTCTGTTTTCTTTGGTCAACGGTGATGATATGTTTGCAACATTTGCTCAAATCCAGCAGAAGAGCACTCTGGTGTGGGTGTTCAGTCGGTTGTATCTGTACTCCTTCATCAGCCTGTTTATATACATGATTCTCAGTCTTTTTATTGCACTCATTACCGACTCCTATGACACCATAAag aaataccAACAAAGTGGGTTTCCAGTAACAGACCTACATGAATTTCTAAAAGACCATGCCAGTGTTGGTTACAGAAAAGAACAGACTTCCATGCCGCTCATCTGCTGCTGTAGGAG acaaGAGAGTGATGACAACTTGATACTTATTAACTGA
- the MCOLN2 gene encoding mucolipin-2 isoform X3 produces MMAQSDLDLKETALKEDLKFYFMNPCEKYRARHQIPWKLALQILKILMVTTQLIFFGLSNQLVVSFKEENTIAFKHLFLKGYSGVDEDDYSCSIYTQQDAYDSIFYVINQYKQLKNISLGILGYEHEGSGLKICKQQYKKGTMLPANDTMSIDVSTETECIFFKPQELAGKKAELKLNSSFFNLEFYRLIQVEISFKLKGIALQTIHARELPDCYAFQNTITFNNRAHSGKIKIYFDSDTDIQECKDWHVFGSVLQKNTQYILVFDGFVILSCVASLILCTRSIVLALRLQKRFVNFFLEKYKRHVCHADRLEFINGWYVLVIISDVMTIIGSILKMEIKAKNLTSYDVCSILLGTSTLFVWVGVIRYLGYFQTYNVLILTMQASLPKVLRFCCCAGMIYLGYTFCGWIVLGPYHEKFEDLNTVAECLFSLVNGDDMFATFAQIQQKSTLVWVFSRLYLYSFISLFIYMILSLFIALITDSYDTIKKYQQSGFPVTDLHEFLKDHASVGYRKEQTSMPLICCCRRQESDDNLILIN; encoded by the exons ATGATGGCTCAGTCAGATTTAGATCTAAAAGAGACGGCTCTGAAAGAGGATTTGAAGTTTTACTTCATGAACCCATGTGAAAAATACAGAGCAAGACATCAAATACCATGGAAACTGGCGTTGCAGATTTTGAAGATACTTATGGTAACTACCCAG CTTATCTTTTTTGGTTTGAGTAACCAGTTGGTGGTTtcattcaaagaagaaaacactatTGCTTTTAAACACCTATTCCTGAAAGGCTATTCTGGAGTTGATGAGGATGACTACAGTTGCAGTATATATACACAACAGGATGCTTATGATAGCATTTTTTATGTTATTAATCAG taCAAGCAATTAAAGAACATATCCCTGGGGATACTTGGTTATGAACATGAAGGGTCAGGTTTAAAAATCTGTAAGCAACAGTACAAGAAAGGCACAATGCTTCCTGCCAATGATACGATGAGTATAGATGTTTCTACTGAAACAG aATGTATCTTTTTTAAGCCACAGGAGCTAGCTGGTAAGAAGGCTGAACTGAAGCTGAACTCCTCTTTTTTCAATCTTGAATTTTACAG gctTATACAGGTTGAAATCTCCTTCAAGCTGAAAGGCATTGCTCTACAGACAATCCATGCCCGTGAATTGCCTGACTGCTATGCGTTTCAAAATACT ATAACTTTCAATAATAGAGCCCACAGTGGAAAAATCAAAATCTATTTTGATAGTGACACTGATATTCAAGAATGTAAAGACTGGCACGTATTTGGCTCTG TTCTCCAGAAAAACACTCAGTATATTCTAGTCTTTGATGGATTTGTCATTTTAAGTTGCGTTGCTTCTCTCATCCTCTGCACACGATCCATTGTTCTTGCCTTGAGACTACAAAAA AGATTTGTGAACTTCTTCTTGGAGAAATATAAGCGTCATGTCTGTCACGCTGATCGCCTGGAGTTCATAAATGGGTGGTATGTCCTGGTAATTATCAGTGATGTGATGACAATCATTGGGTCAATcctaaaaatggaaataaaagccaAG AACCTCACAAGTTACGACGTCTGCAGCATTTTACTTGGAACATCAACTTTGTTTGTCTGGGTTGGAGTCATCAGATACCTGGGATATTTTCAAACCTACAAT GTGCTCATTTTAACTATGCAAGCATCATTGCCCAAAGTGCTAAGGTTTTGTTGTTGTGCTGGGATGATTTATCTTGGCTATACTTTCTGTGGTTGGATTGTCCTGGGACCTTATCATGAAAAG TTTGAAGATCTGAACACGGTGGCAGAGTGTCTGTTTTCTTTGGTCAACGGTGATGATATGTTTGCAACATTTGCTCAAATCCAGCAGAAGAGCACTCTGGTGTGGGTGTTCAGTCGGTTGTATCTGTACTCCTTCATCAGCCTGTTTATATACATGATTCTCAGTCTTTTTATTGCACTCATTACCGACTCCTATGACACCATAAag aaataccAACAAAGTGGGTTTCCAGTAACAGACCTACATGAATTTCTAAAAGACCATGCCAGTGTTGGTTACAGAAAAGAACAGACTTCCATGCCGCTCATCTGCTGCTGTAGGAG acaaGAGAGTGATGACAACTTGATACTTATTAACTGA
- the MCOLN3 gene encoding mucolipin-3 isoform X2, with the protein MEDPEVAVSSCSAHDDDNICSYKRHLSVSQEGLLEDQLRRKLKFFFMNPCEKFWARGRKPWKLGIQLLKIAMVTIQLVVFGLSNQMVVAFKEENTVAFKHLFLKGYMDRMDDTYAVYTQTDVYDQIFFAINQYLQLPNISVGNHAYEKRGAEETALAVCQKFYKRGTICPGNDTFDIDPEIVTDCLYIEPMTPLDNTTVGKHNLNFTLDFHRLVAVQLMFNLKAINLQTVRHHELPDCYDFTLTIVFDNKAHSGRIKISLDNDIAIRECKDWHVSGSIQKNTHYMMIFDAFVILTCLASLILCTRSVVKGIGLQREFVSFFLYYYKKEVSFSDQMEFVNGWYILIMVSDVLTIVGSTLKMEIQAKSLTSYDVCSILLGTSTMLVWLGVIRYLGFFQKYNVRISWDLRAVASHPNAASSTTQRNEVLLLCGHDLPGLLFLRMDRTGTIPRKVSLSEHGF; encoded by the exons atggagGACCCCGAAGTGGCTGTGAGCAGCTGCAGTGCTCATGATGATGATAATATTTGCAGCTACAAACGACACCTGTCGGTATCGCAGGAGGGACTTTTGGAAGACCAGCTTAGAAGGAAGTTAAAATTCTTCTTCATGAACCCATGTGAGAAATTCTGGGCCCGCGGCAGGAAACCTTGGAAACTTGGGATTCAGCTACTCAAAATAGCAATGGTTACTATTCAG CTGGTGGTTTTTGGACTGAGCAATCAAATGGTCGTTGCCTTCAAAGAAGAGAACACTGTTGCATTCAAACATCTCTTCTTGAAAGGATACATGGACAGAATGGATGATACCTACGCTGTCTACACACAGACAGACGTCTACGACCAGATATTCTTTGCAATAAACCAG TACTTACAGTTGCCCAACATATCTGTTGGAAACCATGCTTATGAGAAGAGGGGAGCAGAAGAGACAGCTCTGGCCGTGTGTCAGAAGTTCTACAAACGAGGAACCATCTGTCCTGGAAATGACACCTTTGATATAGACCCAGAGATAGTGACTG ACTGCTTGTACATCGAGCCAATGACGCCGTTAGACAACACAACAGTGGGAAAGCACAATTTGaatttcactctggatttccacAG ACTGGTGGCGGTGCAGCTCATGTTCAATCTGAAGGCAATCAACCTCCAGACCGTTCGTCACCACGAGCTCCCTGACTGTTACGATTTCACTCTGACG ATAGTGTTTGATAATAAAGCACACAGTGGAAGAATTAAAATAAGTCTAGACAACGACATAGCAATCAGGGAATGTAAAGACTGGCATGTTTCTGGATCAA TACAGAAGAACACTCATTACATGATGATCTTCGACGCTTTTGTTATATTGACTTGTCTGGCCTCGTTGATCCTTTGCACACGATCAGTGGTTAAAGGAATTGGGCTCCAAAGG GAATTTGTAAGCTTTTTCCTATATTATTACAAGAAAGAAGTATCTTTCAGTGATCAAATGGAATTTGTCAACGGATGGTACATCCTGATTATGGTTAGTGATGTCTTAACTATTGTTGGATCAACTCTAAAGATGGAGATACAAGCCAAG agcctGACAAGTTATGACGTCTGCAGCATACTCCTGGGAACATCCACTATGCTGGTGTGGCTTGGAGTCATTCGCTACCTAGGTTTCTTTCAGAAGTACAATGTAAGGATCTCCTGGGATCTTCGTGCTGTTG CTTCTCATCCTAACGCTGCGAGCAGCACTACCCAACGTAATGAGGTTCTGCTGTTGTGCGGCCATGATCTACCTGGGCTATTGTTTCTGCGGATGGATCGTACTGGGACCATACCACGTAAAG TTTCGCTCTCTGAACATGGTTTCTGA